In Alosa sapidissima isolate fAloSap1 chromosome 4, fAloSap1.pri, whole genome shotgun sequence, the following are encoded in one genomic region:
- the fndc10 gene encoding uncharacterized protein fndc10, whose product MTGLPILALISFFLLLLCATHAGASLRSWESRSSPGSSSPSSDEGGVSRRAVTSKAGSHLNQINHQNASSPQGFLNLDTDSAIPKPQESTLSHKIGNTSNSNTSNTTSLTFRSPSHVQDSSGDAGPTCAYQLLEQGGTDRLCFRQTQRHLTCPSKDCERVRSPGGSLVANVFSNGSVLIQWTAQEDAQLANRWGMADWPLHHAHRTAMETQGAGLAGGGQEGGRPVTAQPRVPKRVARRLGGFRLSCWWNGSYTQFECTGVHLGSSCRDYLLSELHENVPYRICLRPITTVWSSNGDDCVEFSVSPTGMQDIVIAMTTVGGAICVMLVIICLLVAYITENIMSPTTHTHMSHTHH is encoded by the coding sequence ATGACAGGTCTGCCTATATTGGCTCTCATCTCCTTTTTCTTACTGCTGCTCTGTGCGACCCATGCGGGTGCGTCTCTCCGCAGCTGGGAGTCGCGTTCTTCTCCGGGATCATCATCACCCTCTTCGGATGAAGGAGGCGTGAGTCGCAGGGCAGTGACCTCGAAAGCGGGCTCGCATCTTAACCAGATCAATCATCAAAACGCCAGCAGTCCACAGGGATTCCTTAACCTAGATACTGACTCAGCCATACCAAAACCACAGGAAAGCACCCTCAGCCATAAAATTGGAAACACTTCAAACTCTAACACCAGCAACACCACCAGTCTGACATTCAGATCACCAAGCCATGTCCAGGACAGCTCGGGAGACGCGGGGCCGACATGTGCCTATCAACTACTGGAGCAGGGCGGCACAGACCGCCTCTGTTTCCGCCAAACTCAACGGCATCTCACTTGCCCCAGCAAAGACTGCGAGAGAGTGAGGTCTCCTGGAGGGTCATTGGTGGCCAATGTGTTCTCCAACGGCAGCGTGCTGATCCAGTGGACAGCCCAGGAGGATGCTCAGTTAGCAAACAGATGGGGTATGGCAGACTGGCCCCTACACCATGCCCACCGCACAGCCATGGAGACTCAAGGTGCTGGTTTGGCAGGAGGGGGGCAGGAGGGGGGGAGACCTGTGACAGCCCAGCCTAGAGTCCCAAAGCGGGTGGCCAGGCGACTGGGTGGGTTCAGGCTGAGCTGCTGGTGGAACGGCAGCTACACTCAGTTTGAGTGCACGGGAGTCCATCTTGGCTCCAGCTGCAGGGACTACCTGCTGAGCGAGTTGCATGAGAATGTGCCCTACCGCATCTGCCTGCGACCCATCACGACTGTGTGGAGTTCCAATGGCGACGACTGTGTGGAGTTCAGCGTCTCTCCCACGGGGATGCAGGACATTGTGATTGCCATGACGACCGTGGGAGGAGCCATCTGTGTGATGCTGGTCATCATCTGTCTGCTGGTGGCTTACATCACTGAAAACATCATGagtcctaccacacacacacatatgtcgcacacacaccactag
- the LOC121707243 gene encoding olfactory receptor class A-like protein 4 yields the protein MSEVLTVDAILFGLLVFSGILGNILVIYVVFESATESSFHHLSPSDTILVNLSLANLLTSLFRTVPIFVSDLGLEVLLAPGWCRLFMLLWVWWRAVGCWITLALSAFHCVKLRRQRVMVGPLALQRERRQVWLALALVWGVNLAFSLPALVYTTHMHGNATVELMVISCTTRPLLGCVWEFPSAEQGSAFASTSLVLNEVVPLVLMMGTNLATLLTLARHIRSVTAAGKEQQQGELAKHVASERKAGQVIMALVSLFVVCWAMQVAAVTYYNHNGGHHAEGLLTVAHFSASLFVGFSPMVVALGHGKLRRRIVGMILGWADRAKCSHGGTEEELVSDMSISKKTELSKGQTERGIIKVEVRGKT from the exons ATGTCCGAGGTGCTGACAGTAGATGCCATTTTATTTGGGCTTCTGGTTTTCTCTGGGATCTTGGGGAACATTCTGGTCATCTATGTG GTCTTTGAGTCGGCCACTGAAAGCTCGTTTCACCACCTCTCCCCCTCGGACACCATCCTGGTGAACCTCTCTCTCGCCAACTTGCTGACGTCGCTCTTTCGCACTGTGCCCATCTTCGTCTCTGATCTGGGCCTGGAGGTGTTGCTGGCGCCCGGCTGGTGCCGCCTCTTCATGCTGCTGTGGGTGTGGTGGCGCGCCGTGGGCTGCTGGATCACCCTGGCGCTCAGCGCCTTCCACTGCGTCAAGCTGCGGCGCCAGCGGGTGATGGTGGGGCCCTTGGCCCTGCAGCGGGAGCGCCGGCAGGTGTGGCTGGCCCTGGCGCTGGTGTGGGGCGTCAACCTGGCCTTCTCGCTGCCGGCGCTTGTCTACACCACGCACATGCACGGCAATGCCACCGTGGAGCTGATGGTGATCAGCTGCACCACGCGCCCGCTGCTGGGCTGTGTCTGGGAGTTCCCCAGTGCGGAGCAGGGCTCGGCGTTCGCCTCCACCTCGCTGGTGCTCAACGAGGTGGTGCCGCTCGTGCTCATGATGGGCACAAACCTGGCCACGCTGCTCACGCTGGCACGCCACATCCGCTCCGTCACGGCCGCCGGCAAGGAGCAGCAGCAGGGCGAGCTGGCCAAGCACGTGGCCAGCGAGCGCAAGGCGGGTCAGGTGATCATGGCGCTGGTGTCACTGTTCGTGGTGTGCTGGGCGATGCAAGTGGCGGCCGTGACCTACTACAACCACAACGGCGGGCACCACGCCGAGGGCCTGCTGACCGTCGCTCACTTCTCCGCCTCGCTCTTCGTGGGGTTCAGCCCCATGGTGGTGGCCCTGGGGCATGGCAAGCTGAGGAGGAGGATTGTGGGAATGATCCTGGGCTGGGCAGACAGAGCCAAATGCTCACATGGTGGAACAGAAGAAGAGTTAGTGTCAGACATGAGCATCAGCAAAAAGACAGAGCTGAGTAAAgggcagacagagagggggatcaTAAAAGTGGAGGTGAGAGGTAAGACCTAG